The genomic DNA GGTAAAGGAAAGGATAAAATCCATGAGGCCCTTGAGGAGGCAAGATCCTCACTTGAATCCTTCGGGGGATGAATTTGAGATCTGTAAAATAACGGTTCTTGTCGTTGTCTGGTGATGAATTTGAGGAGGACCATCTCAGAAATAAATGAGAGGATAATGGATGGTGAAGCAACCGTTTTAACAGCCGGGGAACTCAAGGAGCTGGTTCTCAACGATGAGGCCCCATCTGCAGAGGAGATCGACGTGGTAACAGCGGCCACCTGCGGGGTAATGTCCGGGACAGCAGCGGTCATGCATTTCAGGGTATCTGAACCGGGTTCATTCAGGAAGGCTGTTTCAGTTGAACTGAATGGTATACCAGCATATCCCGGCCCGTGTCCAAATGAAAACCTGGGTTCAGTGGACATCTTCATTTATGGGACAGCCAGAAGCGTCAGGGACCCGGAATATGGTGGTGGATTTCTTCTCAGGGACCTTCTCATTGGATCTGAGGTTGATGTGACTGTAAAGTCAGAGGATGGAACTTTCATTGAATCCACAGTTACCCTGAAGGATATTGAAACAGCGAGGATAATAGGGACAAGGATGGCATTCAGAAACTACACAGCCTTCGTAAATCCATCCGATAAACCTGTAAGATCCATATTCAATGCATTTGAAATGCCGCCCCACTGCGGGGGCCTCTCATTCTCAGGGTGCGGTGACATCAATCCCATTGAAAATGATCCTGCGATGGAGGCCATCAGGAGGGGAACCAGGGTACTCTTAAATGGTGCCAGGGGCCTTGTGCTGGGTGAGGGTACAAGGAGCAGTCCTGAAAGACCAAATCTCATGCTGAGCGGGGACCTGCATGATATGAAACCTGATTACATTGGGGGCTTCAGGACAGCCGCGGGACCCGAGATATTCAACACCATCGCAGTTCCGCTGCCTGTGACATCTGAGAGGGCCTTTGAGAGACTGCTGGTTCTTAATTCAGATATAGGGCTACCTGTTGCCGATGTTAGGGATCGTTCAAGGATAATCCATGAGCTGACATATGCGGATACATGGGCTGGTGACGAGAGACCCACCTATAACCCTGAAAGGTGTGCTGACTGCCTCCCATGCCTGGCAGCAGAGAGGTGCCCAACCCATGCAATAGACCATGGAGTGGACCTTCATAAATGTTTTGGCTGCGGTGTATGTGCCTTCTCATGTCCCTATGGGGCGTATGAGATGGATACAGGTGAGGTCAGGATTGGTGATAGGTCAGTACCCATCGTATGCAGACAGTCAGACAGGGTGAGGGCATCCAGACTTGCCCTTGAACTCAAGGAACTCGTAGAAAAGGGTAATTTCCTCATAGGGGGGTGTTAGTATTCTTGAATATGATGTTATACTTGTGAGATACGGTGAGGTTGCAATTAAGGGGCCGGCTGTTAGAAGGAGATTTGAAAAAAAACTCCTCCACAACATAAGGTCTGCTTTCAGCTGCAGAGCAGAGATCAGGCATGGAAGAATATTCGTATTCCCTGATAACATGGATGAGGCCCTTGATAAACTTTCAAGGATCTTTGGGGTGGTATCCTTTTCACCCGCGGTGACTGTGGAAACCGATTTTGATGTTATAGAGGGGGCGCTCAGGGAATATGTGGGTGAACTGAAACTGGAGGGTCTCATCACAGAGAGAACACCCTTCGCCATAAGATGCAGAAGGGTTGGGCAGCATGACTTCACAAGTCAGGAGATGGCAGCCTTTGCAGGTTCAGTTGTGGTCAGGGAGATCGGAGCCCCGGTGGACCTTGGAAACCCTGACCTTGAGATCCACCTTGAAATAAGGGAGAACAGGACATACATCTACCACAGGGTCATCCAGGGTCCTGGCGGCCTGCCTGCCGGTACCCAGGGAAAGGTTGTTGCCCTTTTATCCGGGGGAATAGACTCACCTGTTGCCACCTATCTCCTCATGAAGAGGGGATGCCAGGTCGTGGCTGTCCACACCGATAACTCACCATTCACAGCTCCCGAGTCCCTTGATAAGGTTGAGAAAATCGCTTCAAAACTTGCGGAGTATTCTGCTGGAGTTGAATTCAAACTCAGAATTTTCAGGTATGGAAGTTACCTTGAAAAATGCAGGAGAGAAGCCCCTGAGAACATGACCTGTGTCCTATGTAAGGCGGGGATGTATCGCCTCGCCGAGATGGTTGCAGAGGAGGAGGGGGCACTTGCGATAGTGGATGGGAGCAGCCTCGGGCAGGTGGCATCCCAGACCCTTCCAAACATCCTAGCCACAAGGATGGCAGTGAGGATGCCTGTCCTCAGCCCCCTCATAGGCATGGACAAGGTGGAGATAGAGGCCCTTGCAAAGAGGATAGGCACCTATGACATCTCGGTGATACCCGATGGTGGATGC from Methanothermobacter sp. includes the following:
- the thiI gene encoding tRNA uracil 4-sulfurtransferase ThiI, whose protein sequence is MRYGEVAIKGPAVRRRFEKKLLHNIRSAFSCRAEIRHGRIFVFPDNMDEALDKLSRIFGVVSFSPAVTVETDFDVIEGALREYVGELKLEGLITERTPFAIRCRRVGQHDFTSQEMAAFAGSVVVREIGAPVDLGNPDLEIHLEIRENRTYIYHRVIQGPGGLPAGTQGKVVALLSGGIDSPVATYLLMKRGCQVVAVHTDNSPFTAPESLDKVEKIASKLAEYSAGVEFKLRIFRYGSYLEKCRREAPENMTCVLCKAGMYRLAEMVAEEEGALAIVDGSSLGQVASQTLPNILATRMAVRMPVLSPLIGMDKVEIEALAKRIGTYDISVIPDGGCSAVPRHPSTAADPASIRELSEKIQVEDEIERIFRSASKQKALNDRCRFCG
- a CDS encoding methanogenesis marker 16 metalloprotein, with the protein product MNLRRTISEINERIMDGEATVLTAGELKELVLNDEAPSAEEIDVVTAATCGVMSGTAAVMHFRVSEPGSFRKAVSVELNGIPAYPGPCPNENLGSVDIFIYGTARSVRDPEYGGGFLLRDLLIGSEVDVTVKSEDGTFIESTVTLKDIETARIIGTRMAFRNYTAFVNPSDKPVRSIFNAFEMPPHCGGLSFSGCGDINPIENDPAMEAIRRGTRVLLNGARGLVLGEGTRSSPERPNLMLSGDLHDMKPDYIGGFRTAAGPEIFNTIAVPLPVTSERAFERLLVLNSDIGLPVADVRDRSRIIHELTYADTWAGDERPTYNPERCADCLPCLAAERCPTHAIDHGVDLHKCFGCGVCAFSCPYGAYEMDTGEVRIGDRSVPIVCRQSDRVRASRLALELKELVEKGNFLIGGC